From Anomalospiza imberbis isolate Cuckoo-Finch-1a 21T00152 chromosome 6, ASM3175350v1, whole genome shotgun sequence, one genomic window encodes:
- the TGFB3 gene encoding transforming growth factor beta-3 proprotein codes for MVQREGRARRSPRGGGAARAADTCGGAARRGAPCSAGRGAAHGEGARRGEARRLPLLLAERCQLFLEVLSRARRSEFMHLLAKPQPAGSEEAAASKPPGPPRPLAAARESLPEAPAAAPSHMKMYVQRALVLLSLLSFATVSLSLSSCTTLDLDHIKKKRVEAIRGQILSKLRLTSPPETVGPAHVPYQILALYNSTRELLEEMEEEKEESCSQDNTESEYYAKEIHKFDMIQGLPEHNELGICPKGVTSNVFRFNVSSAEKNSTNLFRAEFRVLRVPNPSSKRSEQRIELFQILRPDEHIAKQRYLSGRNVQTRGSPEWLSFDVTETVREWLLHRESNLGLEISIHCPCHTFQPNGDILENLHEVLEIKFKGIDSEDDYGRGDLGRLKKQKDLHNPHLILMMLPPHRLESPVLGSQRKKRALDTNYCFRNLEENCCVRPLYIDFRQDLGWKWVHEPKGYFANFCSGPCPYLRSADTTHSTVLGLYNTLNPEASASPCCVPQDLEPLTILYYVGRTPKVEQLSNMVVKSCKCS; via the exons ATGGTGCAGCGAgaggggcgggcgcggcgctccccccgcggcggcggggcggcgcgggccgCTGACACGtgcggcggcgcggcgcggcggggcgccCCCTGCTccgcggggcgcggggcggcgcaTGGGGAAGGAGCGCGGCGCGGCGAGGCACGGCGCCTGCCGCTTCTCCTTGCGGAGCGCTGCCAGCTCTTCCTGGAAGTCCTGAGTCGCGCACGGCGCAGTGAGTTCATGCACCTCCTCGCCAAGCCTCAGCCTGCGGGTTCTGAGGAGGCTGCCGCCAGCAAACCGCCCGGTCCCCCGCGCCCTCTCGCCGCCGCTCGGGAGTCTCTCCCGgaggcccccgccgccgccccctcACACATGAAGATGTACGTGCAAAGGGCTCTGGTACTGCTCTCCCTGCTGAGCTTCGCTACCGTGAGCCTCTCGCTGTCGTCCTGCACCACCTTGGACCTGGATCACATCAAGAAGAAGAGGGTAGAGGCCATCCGAGGGCAGATCCTGAGCAAGCTGCGGCTCACCAGCCCGCCGGAGACCGTGGGGCCGGCCCATGTGCCCTACCAGATCCTGGCCCTCTATAACAGCACtcgggagctgctggaggagatggaggaggagaaggaagagagcTGCTCTCAGGACAACACCGAGTCCGAATACTATGCCAAAGAGATTCATAAATTTGACATGATCCAGGGCCTCCCTGAGCACA atGAGTTGGGCATTTGTCCAAAAGGTGTCACCTCCAACGTGTTCCGCTTTAATGTGTCGTCAGCAGAGAAGAACAGCACCAACCTATTCCGGGCTGAGTTTCGGGTGCTGCGCGTGCCCAACCCAAGCTCCAAACGCAGTGAGCAGCGCATTGAGCTCTTCCAG ATCCTTCGGCCAGATGAACACATAGCGAAGCAGCGGTACCTCAGTGGCAGGAATGTGCAGACACGGGGCTCCCCTGAGTGGCTGTCCTTCGATGTCACCGAGACCGTGCGTGAGTGGCTTCTGCACAGAG AGTCCAATCTTGGCCTGGAAATTAGCATACACTGTCCTTGCCATACTTTTCAGCCCAACGGGGACATCTTGGAGAATTTGCATGAAGTCCTGGAGATCAAGTTCAAAG GCATTGACAGTGAGGATGACTATGGCCGTGGGGACTTGGGACGCCTGAAGAAGCAGAAAGACTTGCATAATCCCCACCTCATCTTGATGATGTTACCCCCACATCGACTGGAGAGCCCCGTGTTGGGAAGCCAAAGAAAGAAACGGGCCCTGGATACCAACTACTGTTTCCG GAACCTGGAGGAGAACTGCTGCGTGCGTCCTCTGTACATTGACTTCCGACAGGACCTTGGCTGGAAATGGGTCCACGAGCCTAAAGGCTACTTTGCTAACTTTTGTTCAGGCCCTTGTCCGTACCTTCGCAGCGCAGACACCACTCACAGCACG GTGCTGGGTTTATATAACACGCTGAACCCTGAGGCATCTGCTTCGCCCTGCTGTGTTCCCCAGGACCTGGAGCCACTCACTATCTTGTACTATGTCGGGAGGACCCCCAAAGTGGAGCAGCTCTCCAACATGGTGGTGAAATCCTGCAAGTGCAGCTGA